In Candidatus Deferrimicrobiaceae bacterium, the genomic window AAATACCTCGTGCGGGAAGGGATCCTGTCCCTGAATCCGATCTCGGAGGCCAGGGGGCCGAAGACCGGGCGTCCGCTGCCCAAGTACCTGACCCTGTCCGAGGTGGATTCCCTTCTGTCCGCCCCGGACGGCGAGACCCCCGAGGGGATGCGGGACAAGGCGATGCTCGAGCTCATGTACGCGTCGGGGCTGCGCGCCTCCGAGGTCGTGTCGCTACGGATGGAAAACGTGGAGTCCCACGCGGGATTCTTACGCGTCCTGGGCAAGGGAGGGAAGGAGCGGGTCGTCCCCGTCGCCCAATCCGCTCTCGACACGCTGGAGGAGTACATGAAACATGGGCGCCCCCGGTTTCTCAAGAAAAAGGGGGCGAGCAACGTCTTGTTCCTCTCCCGCCTGGGCCGTCCGATCACCCGGCAGACGCTGTGGAACCGGATCGGCCGGTGGGCAAGGGAGGCCGGGATCCGCGACCGGGTCACCCCGCACACGCTGCGCCACTCGTTCGCCGGGCACCTGCTGGCGGGCGGGGCGGACCTGCGGGCAGTCCAGGCGATGCTCGGGCACGCCGACATCTCGACCACCCAGATCTACACGCACGTGACCGCGGAACGGCTCCGGGAGATCCACAAGAAGCATCACCCGAGGGGGTAGGCGCCGCGTGGAAGTCATCACCACTCACATCAACGCGGATTTCGACACCATCGCCTCCATGATGGCGGCCCGCAAGCTCTACCCGGGCGCCGTCCTCGTCCTGCCCGGCTCCAAGGAGGAGACGGTGAAGGGGTTCCTCCTCCAGTCGGCCCTCTACTCGCTCGAGATGAAGAAGCTGCGCGAGATCGACATGGACAAGATCACGCGCCTCATTTTCGTCGACATCCGGAACTCCTCCCGGGTCGGCCCCTTCCGGGACCTGATCGGCAGGCCTGGCGTCGACGTCCACGTCTACGACCACCACCCGGAAGGGGACGCCGACATCCGCGGCAGCGTGGAGGTGATCAAAAAGGTCGGGTCGACGACGACGATCCTCGTCGGGATCCTGAAGGAGCGGGGGATCCCGATCACCGCGGACGAGGCCACGGTGATGATGCTCGGGATCTACGAGGACACGGGGTCGCTCTCCTTCCCCTCGACGACCGTCGAGGACTACCTCGCCGCGGCGCACCTTCGGGCCTGCGGGGCGAACCTGGGGGCGGTCTCGGACATCCTCGCCAAGGACTTCACCGCCGAGCAGATCTCGCTTTTGTACGACCTCATCCAGGGGTCGAAGGCGTACACCGTCCACGGCGTGGAGTTCGTCATCGCCGAGGCCCGCCGGGAGGAGTACATGGGGGACCTGGCCGTCCTCGTCCACAAGCTGCGCGACATGGAGGCGGTGAACGTCCTGTTCGCCGTCTGTCAGATGGGGGACCGCGTCGTCCTGGTCGCCCGCAGCCGCAAGCCCGAGGTGGACGTCGGGGCGGTCATGCGGGAATTCGGCGGAGGCGGGCACCACTACGCGGCGTCGGCCACCGTCAAGGACGCCACGATCTTCCAGATCCGGGAGAGGATCCTCAAGGTCCTCGCCGAAAAGGTCATTCCCCGGCGCACGGCGGCGGACCTCATGGTCTCTCCGGCGCGCCACGCCACGGTCGAAAACACGATGACCGATGTCCGCTATCTCCTCACCCGGTACAATATCAACGCCATGCCGGTCCTAAAAAACGGCGATGTAATCGGCATCATCACCCACCAGGTTGTGGAAAAGGCGCTTTTTCATGGGCTTGGCAATGAAAATGTCGAGGATTACATGAATGACGACTTCGACACCGTCACCCCGGAGGAGGGGATCGATCGGGTCCAGGAGATCATCATCGGACATAACCAGCGCCTGGTCCCGGTGCTCTCGGAAGGGAAGCTGACCGGGATCATCACCCGGACCACCTTCCTCCGGTTCCTCCACGACGTTCGGGACGTGGTCCACCCCGGTCCCGGGGAGGACGTCCCCACCGAGGGGATCCTCGCCCGGCACAAAGTCATCCACAACCTGATGCGGGAGCTCCTCCCGGCCCAGGTGTTCCAGCTTCTGGTCGACGCCGGGGAGGTGGCCGGGCGGATCGGGATGCAGGCCTACGTCGTCGGCGGGTTCGTGCGCGACCTGGTGATGCGCAACCCCAACCTGGACGTCGACATCGTGGTCGAGGGGGACGGAATCGCCTTCTCGGAGGCCTTCTCGCAGGATCACCCGTGCCGGGTCCGGCCCCACCACAAGTTCGGCACGGCGGTCCTTGTCTTCCCGGACGGCTACAAGGTCGACGTCGCCACGGCGCGGGTCGAGTATTACCGGGAGCCGGCGGCGCTGCCCACCGTCGAGTACAGCAGCCTGAAGCTCGACCTCTACCGGCGCGA contains:
- the xerD gene encoding site-specific tyrosine recombinase XerD codes for the protein MDIDALSDAFLFHLRTERRLSGNTVESYGFDMRRFSSFVLSAKVPLAGFSRSHFLSFLSSLREEGLSARSAARHVSTVRSFFKYLVREGILSLNPISEARGPKTGRPLPKYLTLSEVDSLLSAPDGETPEGMRDKAMLELMYASGLRASEVVSLRMENVESHAGFLRVLGKGGKERVVPVAQSALDTLEEYMKHGRPRFLKKKGASNVLFLSRLGRPITRQTLWNRIGRWAREAGIRDRVTPHTLRHSFAGHLLAGGADLRAVQAMLGHADISTTQIYTHVTAERLREIHKKHHPRG
- a CDS encoding CBS domain-containing protein; amino-acid sequence: MEVITTHINADFDTIASMMAARKLYPGAVLVLPGSKEETVKGFLLQSALYSLEMKKLREIDMDKITRLIFVDIRNSSRVGPFRDLIGRPGVDVHVYDHHPEGDADIRGSVEVIKKVGSTTTILVGILKERGIPITADEATVMMLGIYEDTGSLSFPSTTVEDYLAAAHLRACGANLGAVSDILAKDFTAEQISLLYDLIQGSKAYTVHGVEFVIAEARREEYMGDLAVLVHKLRDMEAVNVLFAVCQMGDRVVLVARSRKPEVDVGAVMREFGGGGHHYAASATVKDATIFQIRERILKVLAEKVIPRRTAADLMVSPARHATVENTMTDVRYLLTRYNINAMPVLKNGDVIGIITHQVVEKALFHGLGNENVEDYMNDDFDTVTPEEGIDRVQEIIIGHNQRLVPVLSEGKLTGIITRTTFLRFLHDVRDVVHPGPGEDVPTEGILARHKVIHNLMRELLPAQVFQLLVDAGEVAGRIGMQAYVVGGFVRDLVMRNPNLDVDIVVEGDGIAFSEAFSQDHPCRVRPHHKFGTAVLVFPDGYKVDVATARVEYYREPAALPTVEYSSLKLDLYRRDFTINTLAVRLNPGVFGELIDFFGAQRDIKERVLRILHSLSFVEDPSRILRAMRFERRFGFAIGRHTQNLIRNAVRLDLIGRLPKPRLFSELELILKEEEPIGILRRLSDFHIGPSLHPKITLDKAQITLLEETSEILVWFSLLFLEEKVERWAVLFLSLLTPLSPDEAKKFATALGVGRRVREWVYVAKDEADDITHKLLSARIVSRKFVYDCLSPLPNEVILYLMAKAKHNDIKRYISLYFTQLKYVRPVITGKDLKDLGYLPGPLYKQILDEVLERKFVGELRTRADEMSFVLTRFPKP